A region of Oryzias latipes chromosome 18, ASM223467v1 DNA encodes the following proteins:
- the LOC101175352 gene encoding SH3 domain-containing protein 19 isoform X8, with the protein MTPAESPNSQPRPRFLDALHQSGGRPERTGGPSRRTESGRKEGKGRAEKINPHVCRRKEEKEYFSGRLVLDCKQGRADRVITVDREEEEEGGRPDRRKPEQRHSQGPLSSIRAAIKRSSPRPTSLTETPADRERDRNRRPQITILSAEPLPSTSWFPGVAAGIPPPPPPAAQIWGATIPPSIQPPPSYEEVIKEKTQEQVLLPSSSPFPSINIATQTEAGPEPEQSGAERPGRPPRPPPPDKSTGDITVPSSQSAPCSQARVDTDSRGCALPETSSPPSATCAAQSDLLDLCFAAPPHDGAAGRPRPLPRSRAGLQPLRKEVKVQTLVKLRDDGAATLASRAEGSGSQQEGGQGRYLQELLQAFSSDDWGFPDHHGDGGEPSQSDSEEREEDEEDMATLKLRIQAFEQQQEAERPEPRPRPRLQGQPGRSVPPVIAPKPKTFSPAPKPSARVSLDDGCRSADQGQPETAETSSQELNPKPQTAAEASASGPSSSEPGPIRTDKKPSLAPKPRSVTETPSAASPTPVPAPRPPPPKLPTSSPLNPTPPPRPAAAPRASVGASPADRRSSVTPGGSPTSVQSAGVKAGSVCAGAPTKPAAPASARRTSAPNLATRAAPVSQSPPDPNTKPTSSPPKPAGQAPPTCPAPALRKADRTHSKTPAADPPLPPRPAGAKPLPIRPPPIKSIPSRPPPPAVNLHSSSNQIPSKAAPPPSSSPGNTRAQKGGKRGPPLPPRPKPGHPLYNSYMKQEVLIVLDDPNPDPSEQVSKETKDPSSTPLILPSQELLDTPPEDTRSKPALEDLQSILPVKPVELKDQPDPAPVSGPRCVARFDYEGEEDDELTFSRGDVIALQEVMGDEWGRGQIHGKSGIFPLNFTEVLEPLPPAVTSSPALTESSQDSEGEEWVVALFDFPGQTAEDLSFQKGALIRVTERVDAEWLRGRLDGREGLFPASFAQAQPIPDQQSPVGRAAKALFNFTAEREDELTVKVGDVITQVESVDTDWILGLMDGKRGIVPKNYISFL; encoded by the exons ATGACTCCAGCAGAATCCCCCAACAGCCAACCGCGGCCTCGCTTCCTGGACGCTCTCCACCAATCAGGAGGCCGGCCAGAGCGGACGGGCGGTCCGAGCAGACGCACAGAAAGTgggagaaaggaaggaaaggggCGAGCAGAAAAGATCAATCCTCACGTCTGTaggagaaaggaagaaaaagaatatttttcagGACGTTTAGTTCTGGACTGCAAACAGGGCCGAGCCGACCGGGTTATCACTGTGGAccgagaggaagaggaggaaggag GTCGCCCGGACAGACGTAAGCCGGAGCAGCGCCACAG CCAAGGTCCTCTGTCATCCATCAGAGCCGCCATCAAGAGAA GCTCTCCCCGGCCCACCTCCCTCACAGAGACGCCCGCGGACCGAGAGCGCGACAGAAACCGCAG ACCACAGATCACCATCTTGTCAGCGGAGCCGCTTCCCTCCACTTCCTGGTTTCCCGGCGTGGCAGCGGGAATCCCGCCCCCGCCTCCGCCCGCCGCACAGATCTGGGGAGCcaccatccctccatccatccag ccGCCTCCTTCTTATGAGGAGGTGATCAAGGAGAAGACGCAGGAGCAGGTACTCCTTCCTTCTTCCTCGCCGTTCCCTTCAATAAACATCGCCACTCAGACGGAGGCGGGGCCTGAACCTGAGCAATCTGGAG CAGAAAGACCAGGGAGACCGCCGCGGCCTCCGCCCCCCGACAAATCCACCGGTGACATCACCGtccccagcagccaatcagctcCCTGCTCTCAGGCCCGTGTGGATACGGACTCTCGGGGCTGCGCCCTCCCTGAAACGAGTTCTCCTCCAAGCGCCACTTGTGCGGCTCAAAGTGACCTGCTGGATCTGTGCTTTGCAGCTCCTCCTCACGACGGGGCTGCGGGGCGCCCCAGGCCCCTCCCCCGCTCTAGAGCCGGACTTCAGCCGCTCAGGAAGGAGGTCAAAGTTCAGACTTTGGTGAAGCTTCGGGACGACGGCGCCGCCACATTAGCCAGCCGTGCTGAAGGCTCCGGCTCGCAGCAGGAGGGGGGCCAGGGGAGGTATCTGCAGGAGCTGCTCCAGGCGTTCAGCTCAGACGACTGGGGCTTCCCCGATCACCACGGCGACGGCGGAGAGCCCAGCCAATCAGACAGTGAAGAGagagaggaggacgaggaggacaTGGCGACCCTGAAACTGAGGATCCAGGCGTTCGAGCAACAGCAGGAGGCAGAGAGACCTGAGCCGCGACCACGCCCCCGTCTCCAGGGGCAACCAGGCAGGTCGGTCCCCCCCGTGATCGCCCCAAAGCCTAAAACCTTTTCGCCCGCCCCCAAACCGTCAGCCAGGGTTTCTCTGGACGATGGATGCAGGTCTGCGGATCAGGGTCAACCAGAAACCGCTGAAACCAGCAGCCAGGAGTTGAACCCGAAACCCCAAACGGCTGCAGAGGCATCAGCCTCTGGTCCTTCCTCATCAGAACCGGGCCCCATCAGAACCGATAAGAAACCCTCTTTAGCTCCGAAACCGCGGTCCGTAACGGAGACCCCCTCAGCCGCTAGCCCCACCCCTGTTCCTGCGCCGAGGCCGCCGCCCCCCAAGCTCCCCACCTCCTCCCCGCTGAACCCCACACCCCCGCCGAGACCCGCGGCGGCTCCCAGAGCCAGCGTGGGTGCTTCCCCCGCGGATAGGAGAAGCAGCGTGACTCCGGGGGGGTCTCCAACCAGCGTCCAATCAG CGGGGGTGAAAGCAGGAAGTGTCTGCGCCGGCGCCCCAACCAAACCTGCAGCTCCGGCTTCCGCCCGTAGGACGAGCG CTCCAAACCTGGCAACCAGAGCCGCTCCAGTTTCACAATCACCTCCAGATCCAAACACTAAACCAACGTCCTCGCCTCCTAAACCTgctggacaggctccgcccacaTGTCCCGCCCCCGCGTTGAGGAAAGCCGATAGGACCCACAGCAAGACACCGGCCGCagaccctcctcttcctccacg CCCTGCAGGTGCGAAACCCCTCCCTATTCGACCTCCTCCAATCAAATCCATCCCGAGCAGGCCGCCGCCTCCAGCCGTCAACTTGCACTCCTCGTCCAATCAAATTCCTTCCAAGGCTGCTCCGCCTCCCTCGTCTTCACCCGGTAACACCCGGGCCCAGAAGGGAGGGAAAAGAGGACCGCCTCTGCCACCACGGCCTAAACCCGGACACCCGCTCTACAACAGCTACATG AAGCAGGAGGTTCTGATCGTCCTGGACGACCCAAACCCGGATCCTTCTGAGCAGGTctcaaaggaaacaaaagaccCCTCCAGCACCCCCCTCATCCTGCCGTCGCAGGAGCTCCTGGACACCCCACCTGAGGACACCCGATCCAAACCGGCCCTAGAGGACCTCCAG TCCATCCTGCCTGTGAAGCCTGTGGAACTGAAGGACCAGCCAGACCCCGCCCCTGTCAG CGGCCCCCGCTGCGTCGCCAGGTTCGACTACGAGGGCGAAGAGGACGACGAGCTCACCTTCTCCCGGGGCGACGTCATCGCCCTGCAGGAGGTGATGGGAGACGAGTGGGGGCGGGGCCAGATCCACGGGAAATCCGGGATATTTCCCCTGAACTTCACGGAGGTGCTGGAGCCCCTCCCACCGGCGGTGACATCATCACCAG CGTTGACAGAAAGCTCTCAGGACTCAGAG GGGGAGGAGTGGGTGGTGGCTCTGTTTGACTTTCCCGGTCAGACCGCAGAGGATCTGTCCTTCCAGAAGGGGGCGCTGATCCGAGTGACGGAGCGTGTGGACGCAGAGTGGCTCAGAGGAAGGCTGGACGGCCGAGAGGGCCTCTTCCCGGCATCCTTTGCTCAGG
- the LOC101175352 gene encoding SH3 domain-containing protein 19 isoform X6 codes for MTPAESPNSQPRPRFLDALHQSGGRPERTGGPSRRTESGRKEGKGRAEKINPHVCRRKEEKEYFSGRLVLDCKQGRADRVITVDREEEEEGGRPDRRKPEQRHSQGPLSSIRAAIKRSSPRPTSLTETPADRERDRNRRPQITILSAEPLPSTSWFPGVAAGIPPPPPPAAQIWGATIPPSIQPPPSYEEVIKEKTQEQVLLPSSSPFPSINIATQTEAGPEPEQSGAERPGRPPRPPPPDKSTGDITVPSSQSAPCSQARVDTDSRGCALPETSSPPSATCAAQSDLLDLCFAAPPHDGAAGRPRPLPRSRAGLQPLRKEVKVQTLVKLRDDGAATLASRAEGSGSQQEGGQGRYLQELLQAFSSDDWGFPDHHGDGGEPSQSDSEEREEDEEDMATLKLRIQAFEQQQEAERPEPRPRPRLQGQPGRSVPPVIAPKPKTFSPAPKPSARVSLDDGCRSADQGQPETAETSSQELNPKPQTAAEASASGPSSSEPGPIRTDKKPSLAPKPRSVTETPSAASPTPVPAPRPPPPKLPTSSPLNPTPPPRPAAAPRASVGASPADRRSSVTPGGSPTSVQSAGSVCAGAPTKPAAPASARRTSAPNLATRAAPVSQSPPDPNTKPTSSPPKPAGQAPPTCPAPALRKADRTHSKTPAADPPLPPRPAGAKPLPIRPPPIKSIPSRPPPPAVNLHSSSNQIPSKAAPPPSSSPGNTRAQKGGKRGPPLPPRPKPGHPLYNSYMKQEVLIVLDDPNPDPSEQVSKETKDPSSTPLILPSQELLDTPPEDTRSKPALEDLQSILPVKPVELKDQPDPAPVSGPRCVARFDYEGEEDDELTFSRGDVIALQEVMGDEWGRGQIHGKSGIFPLNFTEVLEPLPPAVTSSPGESGKVTLEETPDSALTESSQDSEGEEWVVALFDFPGQTAEDLSFQKGALIRVTERVDAEWLRGRLDGREGLFPASFAQAQPIPDQQSPVGRAAKALFNFTAEREDELTVKVGDVITQVESVDTDWILGLMDGKRGIVPKNYISFL; via the exons ATGACTCCAGCAGAATCCCCCAACAGCCAACCGCGGCCTCGCTTCCTGGACGCTCTCCACCAATCAGGAGGCCGGCCAGAGCGGACGGGCGGTCCGAGCAGACGCACAGAAAGTgggagaaaggaaggaaaggggCGAGCAGAAAAGATCAATCCTCACGTCTGTaggagaaaggaagaaaaagaatatttttcagGACGTTTAGTTCTGGACTGCAAACAGGGCCGAGCCGACCGGGTTATCACTGTGGAccgagaggaagaggaggaaggag GTCGCCCGGACAGACGTAAGCCGGAGCAGCGCCACAG CCAAGGTCCTCTGTCATCCATCAGAGCCGCCATCAAGAGAA GCTCTCCCCGGCCCACCTCCCTCACAGAGACGCCCGCGGACCGAGAGCGCGACAGAAACCGCAG ACCACAGATCACCATCTTGTCAGCGGAGCCGCTTCCCTCCACTTCCTGGTTTCCCGGCGTGGCAGCGGGAATCCCGCCCCCGCCTCCGCCCGCCGCACAGATCTGGGGAGCcaccatccctccatccatccag ccGCCTCCTTCTTATGAGGAGGTGATCAAGGAGAAGACGCAGGAGCAGGTACTCCTTCCTTCTTCCTCGCCGTTCCCTTCAATAAACATCGCCACTCAGACGGAGGCGGGGCCTGAACCTGAGCAATCTGGAG CAGAAAGACCAGGGAGACCGCCGCGGCCTCCGCCCCCCGACAAATCCACCGGTGACATCACCGtccccagcagccaatcagctcCCTGCTCTCAGGCCCGTGTGGATACGGACTCTCGGGGCTGCGCCCTCCCTGAAACGAGTTCTCCTCCAAGCGCCACTTGTGCGGCTCAAAGTGACCTGCTGGATCTGTGCTTTGCAGCTCCTCCTCACGACGGGGCTGCGGGGCGCCCCAGGCCCCTCCCCCGCTCTAGAGCCGGACTTCAGCCGCTCAGGAAGGAGGTCAAAGTTCAGACTTTGGTGAAGCTTCGGGACGACGGCGCCGCCACATTAGCCAGCCGTGCTGAAGGCTCCGGCTCGCAGCAGGAGGGGGGCCAGGGGAGGTATCTGCAGGAGCTGCTCCAGGCGTTCAGCTCAGACGACTGGGGCTTCCCCGATCACCACGGCGACGGCGGAGAGCCCAGCCAATCAGACAGTGAAGAGagagaggaggacgaggaggacaTGGCGACCCTGAAACTGAGGATCCAGGCGTTCGAGCAACAGCAGGAGGCAGAGAGACCTGAGCCGCGACCACGCCCCCGTCTCCAGGGGCAACCAGGCAGGTCGGTCCCCCCCGTGATCGCCCCAAAGCCTAAAACCTTTTCGCCCGCCCCCAAACCGTCAGCCAGGGTTTCTCTGGACGATGGATGCAGGTCTGCGGATCAGGGTCAACCAGAAACCGCTGAAACCAGCAGCCAGGAGTTGAACCCGAAACCCCAAACGGCTGCAGAGGCATCAGCCTCTGGTCCTTCCTCATCAGAACCGGGCCCCATCAGAACCGATAAGAAACCCTCTTTAGCTCCGAAACCGCGGTCCGTAACGGAGACCCCCTCAGCCGCTAGCCCCACCCCTGTTCCTGCGCCGAGGCCGCCGCCCCCCAAGCTCCCCACCTCCTCCCCGCTGAACCCCACACCCCCGCCGAGACCCGCGGCGGCTCCCAGAGCCAGCGTGGGTGCTTCCCCCGCGGATAGGAGAAGCAGCGTGACTCCGGGGGGGTCTCCAACCAGCGTCCAATCAG CAGGAAGTGTCTGCGCCGGCGCCCCAACCAAACCTGCAGCTCCGGCTTCCGCCCGTAGGACGAGCG CTCCAAACCTGGCAACCAGAGCCGCTCCAGTTTCACAATCACCTCCAGATCCAAACACTAAACCAACGTCCTCGCCTCCTAAACCTgctggacaggctccgcccacaTGTCCCGCCCCCGCGTTGAGGAAAGCCGATAGGACCCACAGCAAGACACCGGCCGCagaccctcctcttcctccacg CCCTGCAGGTGCGAAACCCCTCCCTATTCGACCTCCTCCAATCAAATCCATCCCGAGCAGGCCGCCGCCTCCAGCCGTCAACTTGCACTCCTCGTCCAATCAAATTCCTTCCAAGGCTGCTCCGCCTCCCTCGTCTTCACCCGGTAACACCCGGGCCCAGAAGGGAGGGAAAAGAGGACCGCCTCTGCCACCACGGCCTAAACCCGGACACCCGCTCTACAACAGCTACATG AAGCAGGAGGTTCTGATCGTCCTGGACGACCCAAACCCGGATCCTTCTGAGCAGGTctcaaaggaaacaaaagaccCCTCCAGCACCCCCCTCATCCTGCCGTCGCAGGAGCTCCTGGACACCCCACCTGAGGACACCCGATCCAAACCGGCCCTAGAGGACCTCCAG TCCATCCTGCCTGTGAAGCCTGTGGAACTGAAGGACCAGCCAGACCCCGCCCCTGTCAG CGGCCCCCGCTGCGTCGCCAGGTTCGACTACGAGGGCGAAGAGGACGACGAGCTCACCTTCTCCCGGGGCGACGTCATCGCCCTGCAGGAGGTGATGGGAGACGAGTGGGGGCGGGGCCAGATCCACGGGAAATCCGGGATATTTCCCCTGAACTTCACGGAGGTGCTGGAGCCCCTCCCACCGGCGGTGACATCATCACCAGGTGAAAGCGGCAAAGTCACGTTGGAAGAAACCCCAGACTCAG CGTTGACAGAAAGCTCTCAGGACTCAGAG GGGGAGGAGTGGGTGGTGGCTCTGTTTGACTTTCCCGGTCAGACCGCAGAGGATCTGTCCTTCCAGAAGGGGGCGCTGATCCGAGTGACGGAGCGTGTGGACGCAGAGTGGCTCAGAGGAAGGCTGGACGGCCGAGAGGGCCTCTTCCCGGCATCCTTTGCTCAGG
- the LOC101175352 gene encoding SH3 domain-containing protein 19 isoform X1 encodes MTPAESPNSQPRPRFLDALHQSGGRPERTGGPSRRTESGRKEGKGRAEKINPHVCRRKEEKEYFSGRLVLDCKQGRADRVITVDREEEEEGGRPDRRKPEQRHSQGPLSSIRAAIKRSSPRPTSLTETPADRERDRNRRPQITILSAEPLPSTSWFPGVAAGIPPPPPPAAQIWGATIPPSIQPPPSYEEVIKEKTQEQVLLPSSSPFPSINIATQTEAGPEPEQSGAERPGRPPRPPPPDKSTGDITVPSSQSAPCSQARVDTDSRGCALPETSSPPSATCAAQSDLLDLCFAAPPHDGAAGRPRPLPRSRAGLQPLRKEVKVQTLVKLRDDGAATLASRAEGSGSQQEGGQGRYLQELLQAFSSDDWGFPDHHGDGGEPSQSDSEEREEDEEDMATLKLRIQAFEQQQEAERPEPRPRPRLQGQPGRSVPPVIAPKPKTFSPAPKPSARVSLDDGCRSADQGQPETAETSSQELNPKPQTAAEASASGPSSSEPGPIRTDKKPSLAPKPRSVTETPSAASPTPVPAPRPPPPKLPTSSPLNPTPPPRPAAAPRASVGASPADRRSSVTPGGSPTSVQSAGVKAGSVCAGAPTKPAAPASARRTSAPNLATRAAPVSQSPPDPNTKPTSSPPKPAGQAPPTCPAPALRKADRTHSKTPAADPPLPPRPAGAKPLPIRPPPIKSIPSRPPPPAVNLHSSSNQIPSKAAPPPSSSPGNTRAQKGGKRGPPLPPRPKPGHPLYNSYMKQEVLIVLDDPNPDPSEQVSKETKDPSSTPLILPSQELLDTPPEDTRSKPALEDLQSILPVKPVELKDQPDPAPVSGPRCVARFDYEGEEDDELTFSRGDVIALQEVMGDEWGRGQIHGKSGIFPLNFTEVLEPLPPAVTSSPGESGKVTLEETPDSALTESSQDSEGEEWVVALFDFPGQTAEDLSFQKGALIRVTERVDAEWLRGRLDGREGLFPASFAQAQPIPDQQSPVGRAAKALFNFTAEREDELTVKVGDVITQVESVDTDWILGLMDGKRGIVPKNYISFL; translated from the exons ATGACTCCAGCAGAATCCCCCAACAGCCAACCGCGGCCTCGCTTCCTGGACGCTCTCCACCAATCAGGAGGCCGGCCAGAGCGGACGGGCGGTCCGAGCAGACGCACAGAAAGTgggagaaaggaaggaaaggggCGAGCAGAAAAGATCAATCCTCACGTCTGTaggagaaaggaagaaaaagaatatttttcagGACGTTTAGTTCTGGACTGCAAACAGGGCCGAGCCGACCGGGTTATCACTGTGGAccgagaggaagaggaggaaggag GTCGCCCGGACAGACGTAAGCCGGAGCAGCGCCACAG CCAAGGTCCTCTGTCATCCATCAGAGCCGCCATCAAGAGAA GCTCTCCCCGGCCCACCTCCCTCACAGAGACGCCCGCGGACCGAGAGCGCGACAGAAACCGCAG ACCACAGATCACCATCTTGTCAGCGGAGCCGCTTCCCTCCACTTCCTGGTTTCCCGGCGTGGCAGCGGGAATCCCGCCCCCGCCTCCGCCCGCCGCACAGATCTGGGGAGCcaccatccctccatccatccag ccGCCTCCTTCTTATGAGGAGGTGATCAAGGAGAAGACGCAGGAGCAGGTACTCCTTCCTTCTTCCTCGCCGTTCCCTTCAATAAACATCGCCACTCAGACGGAGGCGGGGCCTGAACCTGAGCAATCTGGAG CAGAAAGACCAGGGAGACCGCCGCGGCCTCCGCCCCCCGACAAATCCACCGGTGACATCACCGtccccagcagccaatcagctcCCTGCTCTCAGGCCCGTGTGGATACGGACTCTCGGGGCTGCGCCCTCCCTGAAACGAGTTCTCCTCCAAGCGCCACTTGTGCGGCTCAAAGTGACCTGCTGGATCTGTGCTTTGCAGCTCCTCCTCACGACGGGGCTGCGGGGCGCCCCAGGCCCCTCCCCCGCTCTAGAGCCGGACTTCAGCCGCTCAGGAAGGAGGTCAAAGTTCAGACTTTGGTGAAGCTTCGGGACGACGGCGCCGCCACATTAGCCAGCCGTGCTGAAGGCTCCGGCTCGCAGCAGGAGGGGGGCCAGGGGAGGTATCTGCAGGAGCTGCTCCAGGCGTTCAGCTCAGACGACTGGGGCTTCCCCGATCACCACGGCGACGGCGGAGAGCCCAGCCAATCAGACAGTGAAGAGagagaggaggacgaggaggacaTGGCGACCCTGAAACTGAGGATCCAGGCGTTCGAGCAACAGCAGGAGGCAGAGAGACCTGAGCCGCGACCACGCCCCCGTCTCCAGGGGCAACCAGGCAGGTCGGTCCCCCCCGTGATCGCCCCAAAGCCTAAAACCTTTTCGCCCGCCCCCAAACCGTCAGCCAGGGTTTCTCTGGACGATGGATGCAGGTCTGCGGATCAGGGTCAACCAGAAACCGCTGAAACCAGCAGCCAGGAGTTGAACCCGAAACCCCAAACGGCTGCAGAGGCATCAGCCTCTGGTCCTTCCTCATCAGAACCGGGCCCCATCAGAACCGATAAGAAACCCTCTTTAGCTCCGAAACCGCGGTCCGTAACGGAGACCCCCTCAGCCGCTAGCCCCACCCCTGTTCCTGCGCCGAGGCCGCCGCCCCCCAAGCTCCCCACCTCCTCCCCGCTGAACCCCACACCCCCGCCGAGACCCGCGGCGGCTCCCAGAGCCAGCGTGGGTGCTTCCCCCGCGGATAGGAGAAGCAGCGTGACTCCGGGGGGGTCTCCAACCAGCGTCCAATCAG CGGGGGTGAAAGCAGGAAGTGTCTGCGCCGGCGCCCCAACCAAACCTGCAGCTCCGGCTTCCGCCCGTAGGACGAGCG CTCCAAACCTGGCAACCAGAGCCGCTCCAGTTTCACAATCACCTCCAGATCCAAACACTAAACCAACGTCCTCGCCTCCTAAACCTgctggacaggctccgcccacaTGTCCCGCCCCCGCGTTGAGGAAAGCCGATAGGACCCACAGCAAGACACCGGCCGCagaccctcctcttcctccacg CCCTGCAGGTGCGAAACCCCTCCCTATTCGACCTCCTCCAATCAAATCCATCCCGAGCAGGCCGCCGCCTCCAGCCGTCAACTTGCACTCCTCGTCCAATCAAATTCCTTCCAAGGCTGCTCCGCCTCCCTCGTCTTCACCCGGTAACACCCGGGCCCAGAAGGGAGGGAAAAGAGGACCGCCTCTGCCACCACGGCCTAAACCCGGACACCCGCTCTACAACAGCTACATG AAGCAGGAGGTTCTGATCGTCCTGGACGACCCAAACCCGGATCCTTCTGAGCAGGTctcaaaggaaacaaaagaccCCTCCAGCACCCCCCTCATCCTGCCGTCGCAGGAGCTCCTGGACACCCCACCTGAGGACACCCGATCCAAACCGGCCCTAGAGGACCTCCAG TCCATCCTGCCTGTGAAGCCTGTGGAACTGAAGGACCAGCCAGACCCCGCCCCTGTCAG CGGCCCCCGCTGCGTCGCCAGGTTCGACTACGAGGGCGAAGAGGACGACGAGCTCACCTTCTCCCGGGGCGACGTCATCGCCCTGCAGGAGGTGATGGGAGACGAGTGGGGGCGGGGCCAGATCCACGGGAAATCCGGGATATTTCCCCTGAACTTCACGGAGGTGCTGGAGCCCCTCCCACCGGCGGTGACATCATCACCAGGTGAAAGCGGCAAAGTCACGTTGGAAGAAACCCCAGACTCAG CGTTGACAGAAAGCTCTCAGGACTCAGAG GGGGAGGAGTGGGTGGTGGCTCTGTTTGACTTTCCCGGTCAGACCGCAGAGGATCTGTCCTTCCAGAAGGGGGCGCTGATCCGAGTGACGGAGCGTGTGGACGCAGAGTGGCTCAGAGGAAGGCTGGACGGCCGAGAGGGCCTCTTCCCGGCATCCTTTGCTCAGG